One Poecile atricapillus isolate bPoeAtr1 chromosome 29, bPoeAtr1.hap1, whole genome shotgun sequence genomic window carries:
- the AAK1 gene encoding AP2-associated protein kinase 1 isoform X10, whose product MKKFFDSRREQGGSGPGSGTSGGGGGSSGPGSGYIGRVFSIGRHQVTVDEVLAEGGFAIVFLVRTSNGVKCALKRMYVNNEYDLQVCKREIQIMRDLSGHKNIVGYIDSSINSVSSGDVWEVLILMDFCRGGQVVNLMNQRLQTGFTESEVLQIFCDTCEAVARLHQCKTPIIHRDLKVENILLHDRGHYVLCDFGSATNKFQNPQTEGVNAVEEEIKKYTTLSYRAPEMVNLYSGKLITTKADIWALGCLLYKLCYFSLPFGESQVAICDGNFTIPDNSRHSQDMHCLIRYMLEPDPDKRPDIYQVSYFAFKLAKKDCPVQNVQNSPIPAKLPDPVKASEAAAKKSQPKARLTDPIPTTETSIAPRQRPKAGQTQPNPGILPIQPALTPRKRATAQAAIQPQVAGPAALGSAQPSLPASTPQPKAAPQQPPAQPQAKLATVPPAQPQVPSTQPQATPQHQQQLFLKQQLLQQQQQQQQQQQQQQAAYFQQQQQMMQPQQFPVMQQGAPVQQQQLMQSYYQQQQQQQQQQQQLMAQQAAMQQKTTAAAAAAAAAQQKQQQQPLAPAQPQAQPSPAPPAQPQEQGAQAQAQQQQQQAQGTAQGQKLGSLTPPSSPKAQRAGHRRILSDVTHSAVFGVPTSKSTQLLQAAAAEASLNKSKSASTTPSGSPRTSQQNVYNPPDMSTWNPFDDDNFSKLTAEELLNKDFAKLGDGKAPEKAGSSTENLIPGFQPAASAAPADAFGGSSFTAGPAEKTKDILSLDSSPPLLTVPDPFIPLPLSDTPVLLLSPLLCAHF is encoded by the exons GTGGCTTTGCAATTGTGTTCCTGGTGAGGACGAGCAATGGGGTGAAGTGTGCCCTGAAGAGGATGTATGTCAATAACGAGTACGACCTGCAGGTCTGCAAGAGAGAGATCCAGATCATG CGGGATCTGTCTGGCCACAAGAACATTGTGGGCTACATCGACTCCAGCATCAACTCTGTCAGCAGCGGGGACGTGTGGGAGGTGCTGATCCTCATGGACTTCTGCCGGG GGGGACAGGTGGTGAACCTGATGAACCAGCGCCTGCAGACGGGATTCACCGAGAGCGAGGTCCTGCAGATCTTCTGCGACACCTGCGAGGCCGTGGCCAGGCTGCACCAGTGCAAGACTCCCATCATCCACAGGGATCTGAAg GTTGAAAACATCCTGCTGCATGACCGTGGCCACTACGTCCTGTGTGACTTTGGAAGTGCTACTAACAAATTCCAGAACCCTCAAACAGAAGGGGTGAATGCAGTGGAGGAGGAGATCAAGAA GTACACGACATTATCCTACAGAGCACCAGAGATGGTGAACCTGTACAGTGGCAAACTCATCACTACAAAAGCAGACATTTGG GCCCTGGGCTGTTTGCTGTACAAGCTGTGCTACTTCTCCTTGCCCTTTGGGGAGAGCCAGGTGGCCATTTGTGATGGCAACTTCACCATTCCAGACAACTCCCGGCACTCGCAGGACATGCACTGCCTCATCC GCTACATGCTTGAGCCAGACCCTGATAAGAGACCTGACATTTATCAGGTCTCCTACTTTGCATTCAAACTGGCCAAGAAGGACTGCCCGGTGCAGAATGTGCAG AACTCTCCAATCCCTGCTAAACTCCCAGACCCAGTTAAAGCAAGTGAAGCTGCTGCAAAGAAGAGTCAACCAAAGGCCAG GCTCACAGACCCCATCCCTACGACAGAAACGTCCATAGCACCCCGCCAGAGACCTAAAGCAGGACAGACCCAGCCCAACCCTGGAATTCTGCCCATCCAGCCAGCCCTGACCCCCAGGAAGAGAGCCACAGCCCAGGCAGCCATCCAGCCCCAGG TTGCAGGCCcggctgccctgggcagtgcccagccctccctccctgccagcacccccCAGCCAAAAGCAGCcccccagcagcctccagcccagccccaggccaAGCTGGCAACGgtgcccccagcacagccccaggtcCCCTCCACACAGCCTCAGGCCACCCCTCAgcatcagcagcagcttttcctgaagcagcagctcctgcagcagcagcagcagcagcaacagcagcaacagcagcagcaggctgcctacttccagcagcagcagcagatgatgCAGCCACAGCAG ttcccagtgaTGCAGCAAGGAGCACccgtgcagcagcagcagctgatgcagAGCTattaccagcagcagcagcagcagcagcagcagcagcagcagctgatggccCAGCAGGCAGCCATGCAGCAGAagaccacagcagcagcagcagcagcagcagcagctcagcagaagcagcagcagcagcccctggcaccggcacagccccaggcccagcccagcccggcgcCGCCGgcacagccacaggagcagggg GCTCAGGCtcaggctcagcagcagcagcagcaggctcagggcacagcacaggggcAGAAGCTGGGCTCGCTCACCCCGCCGTCCTCGCCCAAGGCGCAGCGCGCGGGGCATCGCCGCATCCTCAGCGACGTCACCCACAGCGCCGTGTTCGGCGTGCCCACCAGCAAATccacccagctgctgcaggctgcagctgcagaggccAGCCTCAACAAGTCCAA ATCTGCTTCCACAACGCCCTCGGGCTCACCAAGGACCTCACAGCAGAATGTCTACAACCCTCCTGACATGTCCACGTGGAACCCCTTTGATGATGACAACTTCTCCAAGCTcacagctgaggagctgctgaacaAGGACTTTGCAAAGCTGGGGGATG GGAAAGCTCCAGAAAAGGCAGGCAGTTCCACAGAGAACCTGATCCCAGGTTTCCAGCCCGCTGCGTCTGCAGCCCCGGCGGATGCGTTTGGTGGCTCCTCCTTCACTGCTGGCCCAG ctgaaaaaacaaaagacattCTGAGTTTGGACTCTAGCCCTCCTCTTCTGACTGTGCCTGATCCTTTCATTCCTCTCCCGTTATCCGACACACCAG tgctgcttcTAAGCCCTCTCCTCTGTGCACATTTCTGA